In the Elioraea tepida genome, one interval contains:
- a CDS encoding M20/M25/M40 family metallo-hydrolase, whose translation MMPAFRVDREARIVKVLNAAYRAVRGEDQPTGAITPPGFYGTDAGHLYAELGMEGVVCGPGGRYNTMPDERVDIADFPDMARIYLICTAEICGLDG comes from the coding sequence ATGATGCCCGCCTTCCGGGTTGATCGAGAGGCGCGCATCGTCAAGGTGCTTAATGCCGCCTATCGTGCCGTGCGCGGTGAAGACCAGCCAACCGGCGCCATCACGCCCCCGGGCTTCTACGGCACCGACGCGGGTCACCTCTATGCCGAGCTCGGCATGGAGGGCGTCGTGTGCGGGCCTGGCGGGCGCTACAACACCATGCCGGACGAGCGGGTCGACATCGCGGATTTTCCCGACATGGCGCGGATCTACCTGATCTGTACGGCCGAGATCTGCGGTCTTGACGGATGA
- a CDS encoding M24 family metallopeptidase produces MSEIAAVSAGGRPVLLRFPASEHAARLGAARAELRRRGLAALLVFAQESHCYLTGFDTAGYVFFQAGVITTDDRPTVLLTRRPDLRQAEVASLYDEIRIWFDAEGANPALELSAILEELGLKGARIGVEFATYGLTAANGRALEAALAGFCTLEDASDLVRRLRLVKSPAELALIRRAGTLADDAIEAMVAAARPGVLDSAVTAAGVAAMLTGGADMPAGGPLVNSGPRALFGRGIGGPRTIAPQDQLLLELGASFCRYHACIEGTVAVGPVDPRQQAMMDIAAEALARILDAARPGVTLGTLDDIHRRVLDEAGFAAARYSACGYALGCTFRPTWMDVPPMIYSGNPLVMEPGMVFFVHVMIPDTRTGLAAGLGQTFAICDGAPEVFSRLPPKLWRI; encoded by the coding sequence ATGAGCGAGATCGCAGCAGTCAGCGCAGGCGGCCGTCCCGTCTTGCTGCGCTTCCCCGCTTCCGAGCATGCGGCGCGGCTTGGTGCCGCCCGCGCCGAGCTGCGTCGCCGCGGCCTCGCAGCTCTCCTCGTCTTCGCCCAGGAAAGCCACTGCTACCTGACGGGCTTTGACACGGCAGGCTACGTGTTCTTCCAGGCCGGCGTCATTACCACCGACGACCGGCCAACCGTCCTGCTCACCCGCCGCCCGGATCTGCGTCAGGCCGAGGTCGCGTCGCTCTACGACGAAATCCGGATCTGGTTCGATGCCGAAGGTGCGAACCCTGCTCTGGAGCTTAGTGCGATCCTCGAAGAACTCGGCCTTAAGGGCGCTCGGATCGGTGTCGAATTCGCCACGTATGGCTTGACCGCCGCCAACGGCCGCGCGCTGGAGGCCGCACTCGCCGGCTTCTGCACGCTCGAGGACGCCTCGGACCTTGTGCGGCGCCTGCGCCTTGTGAAAAGCCCGGCCGAACTGGCCCTAATACGACGCGCCGGCACGCTCGCCGACGACGCCATCGAAGCGATGGTCGCCGCTGCCCGCCCCGGCGTGCTCGACAGCGCCGTCACCGCCGCAGGCGTTGCCGCAATGCTCACCGGCGGGGCCGACATGCCCGCGGGCGGCCCTCTGGTGAACTCCGGCCCCCGCGCTCTGTTCGGACGCGGCATCGGAGGCCCGCGCACGATCGCGCCCCAGGACCAGCTTCTGCTCGAACTCGGGGCGTCGTTCTGCCGCTACCACGCCTGCATCGAGGGCACGGTCGCCGTCGGGCCGGTCGATCCGCGCCAGCAGGCGATGATGGACATTGCCGCCGAGGCGCTCGCGCGGATCCTCGACGCCGCCCGCCCAGGCGTGACCCTCGGCACGCTCGACGACATCCACCGACGCGTGCTCGACGAGGCGGGCTTTGCCGCGGCTCGTTATTCGGCCTGCGGCTATGCCCTCGGCTGCACCTTCCGGCCCACCTGGATGGACGTGCCGCCGATGATCTACAGCGGCAATCCGCTGGTGATGGAACCGGGCATGGTGTTCTTCGTGCACGTCATGATCCCGGACACACGCACGGGCCTCGCCGCTGGCCTCGGCCAGACCTTCGCCATCTGCGACGGGGCGCCCGAGGTGTTCTCACGCCTTCCGCCCAAACTGTGGCGCATTTAG
- a CDS encoding DUF4276 family protein, with protein MKVFLESFLPRVFRGLDFICIMHEGKSDLERSIRRKLQAWREPGARFIVLRDNDGGDCGALKRHLISLCCAKPDTTVRIACQELEAWYLGDPEALSAAFDDANLAGLARQARFREPDRVQRPSQELQRLVPSFQKVAAARRMAAVMDPHRNRSESFRALIDAVRRSSLRYAS; from the coding sequence ATGAAGGTCTTTCTGGAATCTTTTTTGCCGCGTGTGTTTCGTGGCCTCGATTTCATTTGTATCATGCACGAGGGAAAAAGCGATCTCGAGCGGAGCATTCGAAGAAAGCTTCAGGCGTGGCGAGAGCCAGGGGCCCGCTTCATCGTCCTGCGCGACAATGACGGCGGTGATTGCGGTGCGCTGAAGCGACATCTGATTTCGCTCTGCTGCGCCAAACCCGACACGACCGTGCGGATCGCCTGCCAGGAGCTCGAGGCATGGTATCTTGGCGATCCCGAGGCGCTCTCTGCTGCCTTTGATGATGCAAACCTCGCAGGGCTCGCCAGACAGGCGCGCTTCCGTGAACCCGATAGGGTGCAGCGTCCCAGCCAGGAGCTGCAACGCCTGGTACCATCGTTCCAGAAGGTCGCCGCTGCACGGCGCATGGCAGCGGTGATGGATCCGCATCGCAACAGGTCGGAGAGCTTTCGGGCATTGATCGACGCGGTGCGGCGGTCGTCGCTGCGTTACGCAAGCTGA
- a CDS encoding helicase-related protein: MASLEDLTANTTVRGVLPTGVVTIVNARWHGSDVVEITYKDATGRVGNELIFRDREPDLELVEEGRPWSFDGDGALFRLVAEAQRIHLAHLFDPVLAVHTSLVEPLPHQVTAVYECMLPRQPLRFLLADDPGAGKTIMAGLLIKELIARGDLQRCLVVCPGSLAEQWQDELYRRFHLPFEILTNDKLEAARTGNWFLETNLVIARLDKLARNEDVQAKLQAPECRWDLIVCDEAHKLSATFFGGEVKYTKRYRLGQLLSTLTRHFLLMTATPHNGKEEDFQLFMALLDGDRFEGRFRDGVHTADVSDLMRRMVKENLLKFDGRPLFPDRFAYTVPYRLSDAEAALYKAVTEYVREEFNRAEALENDKRAGTVGFALTILQRRLASSPEAIYQSLRRRRERLQSRLRELEVLQRGGQVESAIVAQAPALDREDMEDLEDASDAESEAIEEQVLDEATAARSIGELRVEIKTLERLEGLALSIRRSGEDKKWRELANLLSEIFTPAAIANGLAEEAEPFDAGLPVSPKPTPSPRQKLVIFTEHRDTLNYLQSRIGTLLGRAGAVVVIHGGMGREERMKAQEAFRHDPEVQVLIATDAAGEGINLQRAHLMVNYDLPWNPNRLEQRFGRIHRIGQTEVCHLWNLVAEETREGDVYRRLLEKLEQARNALGGQVFDVLGKVQFEGRPLRELLVEAIRYGEQPEVRARLNRVVEQAVDPAALRELVEERALAHDVMDASRVHRIREEMERAEARRLQPHYVEAFFLEAFQRLGGSVRQRESRRYEITYVPAVVRGRDRLIGLGEPVLPRYERIAFEKELIAPPGAPPAAFLCPGHPLLDAVTDITLERHRDLLRRGTVLVDERDLSLNPRVLFFLEHAIQDGSLTRSGERRVISKRLLFVEIGADGLARHLNYAPYLDYRPLAEGEPSPEAILARPECGWLARDLEAKAQAHAIAEVVPAHLAEVRARKVELLDKTEAAVKDRLTKEISYWDHRAEQLKEQERAGKPNARLNSGEARKRADELQARLQRRLEEIRRERQFSPLPPVVLGGLLVAPLGLIRAMQGRPVPDAQAAADTQAAAARARAIVMEVERSLGFVPVDREAEKLGYDIESAIPGTGRLRFIEVKGRVAGADTITVTKNEILTSLNKPDDFILALVAFEADGSHQVRYLRRPFHGKGLTTDFAGATVTFPFAQLLAEAAPPS, encoded by the coding sequence ATGGCCTCACTCGAGGACCTCACCGCCAACACCACCGTCCGCGGCGTCCTCCCGACGGGCGTCGTCACGATCGTGAACGCACGCTGGCACGGCTCGGACGTGGTCGAGATCACCTACAAGGACGCGACGGGCAGGGTCGGCAATGAGCTCATCTTCCGCGACCGCGAGCCTGACCTCGAGCTCGTGGAGGAGGGGCGGCCCTGGAGCTTCGATGGTGACGGCGCCCTCTTCCGCCTCGTAGCGGAGGCACAGCGCATCCACCTCGCGCATCTCTTCGACCCTGTTCTGGCCGTCCACACCTCCCTCGTCGAGCCGCTGCCCCACCAGGTCACGGCCGTCTACGAGTGCATGCTGCCACGGCAGCCGCTGCGCTTCCTTCTCGCCGACGACCCGGGCGCGGGAAAGACCATCATGGCAGGGCTGCTGATCAAGGAGCTGATCGCCCGTGGCGATCTGCAGCGCTGCCTTGTCGTCTGCCCCGGCAGTTTGGCCGAGCAGTGGCAGGACGAGCTCTATCGTCGGTTCCATCTGCCCTTCGAGATCCTGACGAACGATAAGCTCGAAGCGGCGCGAACGGGCAACTGGTTTCTCGAAACCAACCTTGTGATCGCGCGGCTCGACAAGCTCGCGCGCAATGAGGATGTGCAGGCGAAGCTCCAGGCGCCTGAGTGCCGCTGGGATCTGATTGTCTGCGACGAGGCGCACAAGCTTTCCGCCACCTTCTTTGGCGGCGAGGTCAAATACACGAAGCGCTACCGTTTGGGCCAGCTGCTCTCGACCCTGACCCGGCACTTCCTGCTGATGACCGCGACCCCGCACAACGGCAAGGAGGAGGATTTCCAGCTCTTCATGGCCCTCCTCGACGGCGACCGCTTCGAAGGCCGTTTCCGCGACGGGGTGCACACCGCCGATGTCTCCGACCTCATGCGCCGCATGGTGAAGGAGAATCTCCTGAAGTTCGACGGTCGTCCGCTGTTCCCCGACCGCTTCGCCTACACCGTCCCCTACCGCCTCTCGGACGCCGAAGCCGCGCTCTACAAGGCCGTCACCGAATATGTGCGCGAGGAGTTCAACCGCGCCGAGGCGCTGGAGAACGACAAGCGCGCGGGCACCGTCGGCTTTGCCCTGACCATCCTGCAGCGGCGCCTCGCTTCCTCGCCGGAGGCCATCTACCAATCCCTTCGCCGCCGGCGGGAACGGCTGCAAAGCCGGCTGAGGGAGCTCGAGGTCCTGCAGCGCGGCGGCCAGGTGGAGAGTGCTATTGTGGCACAGGCTCCGGCGCTCGACCGTGAGGATATGGAGGACCTCGAGGACGCCTCCGATGCGGAATCGGAAGCAATCGAGGAACAGGTCCTCGACGAGGCAACCGCTGCCCGCTCCATCGGCGAGCTGCGCGTCGAGATCAAGACGCTGGAGCGCCTTGAAGGTCTTGCCCTGTCCATCCGCCGCAGCGGCGAGGACAAGAAGTGGCGCGAACTCGCCAACCTGCTCAGCGAGATTTTCACGCCCGCCGCCATCGCCAACGGCCTTGCGGAAGAGGCGGAGCCCTTCGACGCCGGCCTGCCGGTTTCGCCCAAACCTACGCCATCGCCGCGCCAGAAGCTCGTCATCTTCACCGAGCACCGCGACACGCTGAACTACCTCCAGAGCCGGATCGGCACCTTGCTCGGCCGCGCGGGCGCCGTGGTCGTCATCCATGGCGGCATGGGCCGCGAGGAACGGATGAAGGCGCAGGAAGCCTTCCGGCACGATCCCGAGGTTCAGGTGCTGATCGCCACCGATGCCGCCGGAGAGGGCATCAACCTCCAGCGCGCGCATCTGATGGTGAACTACGACTTGCCCTGGAACCCCAACCGCCTGGAACAACGCTTCGGGCGCATCCACCGCATCGGCCAGACCGAAGTCTGCCATCTCTGGAACCTCGTGGCCGAAGAGACACGGGAGGGCGACGTCTACCGCCGGCTGCTCGAGAAGCTCGAGCAGGCGCGCAACGCACTTGGCGGCCAAGTTTTCGACGTCCTCGGCAAGGTTCAGTTCGAGGGGCGGCCGCTACGCGAGCTCCTCGTGGAGGCGATCCGCTACGGCGAGCAGCCCGAGGTGCGCGCCCGCCTGAACCGGGTGGTGGAACAGGCGGTCGATCCGGCGGCACTCCGGGAGCTGGTCGAGGAGCGCGCGCTCGCGCATGACGTCATGGACGCCTCGCGCGTCCATCGCATCCGCGAGGAGATGGAACGGGCGGAGGCGCGTCGCCTACAGCCGCATTATGTCGAGGCCTTCTTCCTCGAGGCCTTCCAACGCCTCGGCGGCAGCGTGCGGCAGCGGGAGAGCCGGCGCTACGAGATCACCTATGTGCCCGCAGTCGTGCGCGGCCGCGACCGGCTGATCGGCCTCGGCGAGCCGGTGCTGCCCCGCTACGAGCGAATCGCCTTCGAGAAGGAGCTGATCGCCCCGCCCGGGGCACCGCCCGCCGCCTTCCTCTGCCCTGGCCATCCGCTGCTGGATGCGGTGACGGACATCACGCTCGAACGCCACCGCGACCTCTTGCGCCGGGGCACCGTGCTGGTGGACGAGCGGGACCTCAGCCTCAACCCGCGCGTGCTGTTCTTCTTGGAGCACGCGATCCAGGACGGCAGCCTCACCCGCAGCGGCGAGCGGCGTGTCATCTCCAAACGACTGCTCTTCGTCGAGATCGGGGCCGACGGGCTCGCGCGGCACCTGAACTACGCGCCCTATCTCGACTACCGCCCGCTGGCCGAAGGCGAACCGAGCCCCGAGGCCATCCTCGCCCGGCCAGAATGCGGCTGGCTTGCCCGCGACCTCGAAGCCAAGGCGCAGGCCCACGCGATCGCCGAGGTGGTGCCCGCGCATCTTGCTGAGGTGCGCGCCCGCAAGGTCGAGCTCCTCGACAAGACCGAGGCGGCGGTGAAGGACCGCCTGACCAAGGAGATCAGCTATTGGGACCACCGCGCCGAGCAGCTCAAGGAGCAGGAGCGCGCCGGCAAGCCCAATGCCCGGCTGAACTCGGGCGAGGCCCGGAAACGGGCGGATGAGCTGCAGGCGCGGCTGCAGCGTCGGCTGGAGGAGATCCGGCGCGAGCGCCAATTCTCTCCGCTGCCGCCCGTGGTGTTGGGCGGGCTCTTGGTGGCGCCGCTTGGGCTGATCCGAGCGATGCAGGGCCGGCCGGTACCCGATGCGCAGGCCGCCGCCGACACCCAGGCCGCCGCGGCGCGGGCGCGGGCGATCGTGATGGAGGTCGAACGCTCCCTGGGCTTCGTCCCGGTGGACCGAGAGGCGGAGAAGCTCGGCTACGACATCGAAAGCGCCATCCCCGGCACCGGCCGCCTGCGCTTCATCGAGGTGAAGGGGCGCGTGGCGGGCGCGGACACCATCACCGTGACCAAGAACGAGATCCTCACCTCGCTGAACAAGCCGGACGACTTCATCCTCGCCCTCGTCGCCTTCGAGGCGGATGGCTCGCACCAGGTGCGCTATCTGCGCCGGCCCTTCCACGGCAAGGGGCTGACCACCGATTTCGCCGGCGCCACCGTCACCTTCCCCTTCGCGCAGCTTCTCGCCGAAGCCGCGCCACCCTCCTGA
- a CDS encoding AAA family ATPase, which translates to MQIETIAIENYRLFRQAILRDLPRMCVVVGANGSGKSTLFDVFSFLKDALTQNVGTAVARRGGFHEPVSRGQPGPIRIELKFRESGGRLATYELQVAVAGGRPVVHREILKFRRGSHGKPWHFVDFSRGQGSAITNEAAYGQEGVTEEREPYVLDDPSVLAIKGLGQFKEFRVVAKFRSLIENWHISDFHISEARPSAEAGYAEHLSTQGENIAQVAQYMFEHHRERFNQVLEAMRRRVPGVTRVEAKSTEDGRLVLRFQDGSFKDPFIARYVSDGTIKMFAYLLLLYDPRPHPLLAVEEPENQLYPELMQELAEEFRDYARRGGQVFVSTHSPDFLNGVRLDEIYWLVKREGFTTVRRASDDENLRSLVEAGDLPRALWRQGLFEGAGPR; encoded by the coding sequence ATGCAGATCGAAACCATCGCCATCGAGAACTACCGGCTCTTCCGCCAGGCGATCTTGCGCGACCTGCCGCGCATGTGCGTCGTCGTGGGTGCCAACGGCTCCGGCAAGTCCACCCTCTTCGACGTCTTCTCCTTCCTCAAGGATGCGCTGACCCAGAATGTGGGCACCGCCGTGGCCCGCCGAGGCGGCTTCCACGAACCGGTGAGCCGCGGGCAGCCCGGCCCGATCCGGATCGAACTCAAGTTTCGAGAAAGCGGCGGCCGGCTCGCCACCTATGAGCTGCAGGTCGCCGTGGCGGGCGGCCGGCCCGTCGTCCATCGCGAAATCCTGAAGTTCCGCCGCGGCAGCCATGGCAAGCCCTGGCATTTCGTCGATTTCTCGCGCGGCCAGGGCAGCGCGATCACCAATGAGGCCGCCTATGGCCAAGAGGGCGTCACGGAGGAGCGTGAGCCTTACGTGCTGGACGACCCCAGTGTGCTGGCCATCAAGGGCCTCGGGCAGTTCAAGGAATTCCGGGTCGTCGCGAAGTTCCGCAGCCTGATCGAAAACTGGCACATTTCCGATTTCCACATCAGCGAGGCCCGCCCGAGTGCGGAGGCGGGCTATGCCGAACATCTCTCGACGCAGGGCGAGAATATCGCCCAGGTGGCGCAATACATGTTCGAGCACCACCGAGAGCGCTTCAACCAGGTCCTGGAGGCGATGCGCCGACGCGTTCCCGGCGTCACTCGTGTGGAGGCCAAGTCGACCGAAGATGGGCGGCTCGTCCTGCGCTTCCAAGACGGCAGCTTCAAGGACCCGTTCATCGCCCGCTATGTCTCGGACGGCACGATCAAGATGTTCGCCTACCTGCTGCTCCTCTACGATCCCCGGCCTCATCCGCTGCTGGCCGTGGAGGAGCCGGAGAACCAACTATACCCAGAGCTGATGCAGGAGCTTGCCGAGGAGTTTCGCGATTACGCGCGCCGCGGCGGGCAGGTCTTCGTCTCGACCCATTCGCCAGATTTCCTCAACGGCGTGCGTCTCGACGAAATCTACTGGCTCGTCAAGCGTGAGGGCTTCACCACAGTTCGCCGAGCCTCCGATGATGAAAACCTGCGCAGCCTTGTGGAAGCGGGAGACCTCCCTAGGGCACTTTGGCGACAGGGTCTCTTCGAGGGCGCCGGGCCGCGATGA
- a CDS encoding DUF1156 domain-containing protein, whose translation MTVKTRKKLIEVALPLEAINAASAREKSIRHGHPSTLHLWWARRPLAAARAVIFAQMVDDPSSVPELFPTEAEQERERQRLFRLIEQLVQWENTTNEDVLQRARDEIWASWRRACADNAGHPRAAELFDPDRLPAFHDPFCGGGTLPLEAQRLGLEAHGSDLNPVAVLITKAMIEIPPRFAGQPPVNPKRDLHRHWKGAQGLAEDVRHYGQWMRDEAEKRIGHLYPKVEITPAMVAERPDLKPYLGRRLTVIAWLWARTVRSPNPAFAEVEVPLASSFLLSSKAGKEAWVEPVIEAAPVQDLGMGGGDLVGLAERAARAKGYRFVVRVGKPPPEAKAGTKLARGANFRCVMSGTPIAGDHIKAEGQAGRMGARLMAIVAEGERGRVYLSPTPEHEAAARQARPAWKPETSLPDDPRAIWCVAYGLTTFGDLFTDRQLVALTTFSDLVGEAMARIRADALAAGLPDDPTPLRDGGTGATAYAEAVGVYLGLSVSRQANRLSTLTFWDAGGQNVQQVFARQALPMVWDFVEANPLSGSSGSFDGQVGYLTNAAATLPAQGTGSSARQADARAIISNGLCIISTDPPYFDNIGYADLSDFFYVWVRRSLRGVFPELLGTMAVPKAEELVASPYRHGGKKEAETLFLAGMSRAMQRSAAQSHPAFPVSIYYAFKQAETGAVEGTASTGWETFLDAVIRAGFGISGTWPVRTELVGNLKKTVAALASSIVLVCRPRPADAPSATRREFLSQLKAELPTALRHLQHGNIAPVDLAQAAIGPGMAVFTRYARVLDAEGKPLSVREALALINATLDEVLAEQEGDVDADSRWALAWFDQYGFADGEFGVAETLSKAKNTSVAGLAEAGILDSRRGKVRLKPPAELPPEWDPATDPRLTAWESVHHLIRALETGGEAAAAALVAKLGAKAEVARDLAYRLYVIAERKKRAADALSYNALVQSWPEIARLARESGPAARDLFEAAGG comes from the coding sequence ATGACCGTCAAGACACGCAAGAAGCTCATCGAGGTCGCCCTGCCTTTGGAGGCGATCAACGCCGCCTCGGCGCGCGAGAAATCCATCCGCCACGGGCACCCCTCCACGCTGCATCTCTGGTGGGCGCGCCGGCCGCTGGCCGCCGCCCGCGCGGTGATCTTCGCGCAGATGGTGGATGATCCCTCCTCGGTGCCCGAGCTCTTCCCGACGGAAGCCGAGCAGGAGCGCGAACGCCAGCGCCTGTTCCGCCTGATCGAGCAGCTCGTGCAGTGGGAGAACACCACCAACGAGGACGTGTTGCAGCGCGCGCGCGACGAGATCTGGGCGTCCTGGCGGCGTGCCTGCGCCGACAATGCCGGCCATCCGCGCGCCGCGGAGCTCTTCGATCCTGACCGCCTGCCCGCCTTCCACGATCCCTTCTGCGGCGGCGGCACCCTGCCGCTCGAGGCGCAGCGGCTCGGGCTCGAGGCGCATGGGAGCGACCTCAACCCCGTGGCGGTGCTGATCACCAAGGCGATGATCGAAATCCCGCCGCGCTTCGCCGGGCAGCCGCCGGTGAACCCGAAGCGGGACCTGCACCGGCACTGGAAGGGCGCGCAGGGCCTGGCGGAGGATGTGCGCCACTACGGCCAGTGGATGCGCGACGAGGCCGAGAAGCGCATCGGCCATCTCTACCCGAAGGTCGAGATCACGCCCGCGATGGTGGCGGAGCGGCCGGACCTCAAGCCCTATCTCGGCCGGAGGCTGACGGTGATCGCCTGGCTCTGGGCGCGCACGGTGCGAAGCCCCAACCCGGCCTTTGCGGAGGTGGAGGTTCCGCTCGCCTCGAGTTTCCTGCTCTCCAGCAAGGCGGGCAAGGAGGCCTGGGTGGAGCCGGTGATCGAGGCCGCCCCCGTGCAGGACCTCGGCATGGGCGGGGGCGATCTTGTTGGCCTCGCGGAACGCGCTGCGCGGGCGAAGGGCTACCGGTTCGTGGTGCGGGTGGGGAAGCCGCCGCCGGAAGCGAAGGCCGGCACCAAGCTGGCGCGCGGGGCGAATTTTCGGTGTGTGATGTCGGGCACGCCGATTGCTGGCGACCACATCAAGGCGGAGGGTCAGGCCGGGCGGATGGGCGCGCGACTGATGGCCATCGTCGCCGAGGGCGAGCGGGGGCGTGTCTATCTCTCGCCGACGCCGGAGCATGAGGCGGCAGCGCGGCAGGCGCGGCCGGCGTGGAAGCCGGAGACGTCCCTGCCCGACGACCCGCGTGCCATCTGGTGCGTAGCCTACGGCCTGACGACCTTCGGCGATCTGTTCACCGACCGGCAGTTGGTGGCGCTGACGACCTTTTCCGATCTGGTGGGGGAGGCGATGGCGCGCATCCGCGCCGACGCCCTCGCCGCCGGCCTGCCCGACGACCCCACGCCACTGCGCGACGGCGGCACCGGCGCGACAGCCTACGCGGAGGCGGTGGGGGTGTATTTGGGCCTCAGCGTCAGCCGCCAGGCCAATCGGTTGTCAACCCTCACCTTTTGGGACGCCGGCGGGCAGAACGTTCAGCAGGTCTTCGCGCGGCAAGCGCTGCCGATGGTCTGGGATTTCGTCGAAGCCAACCCGCTGAGCGGCTCAAGCGGCAGTTTCGATGGCCAAGTTGGCTATTTGACGAACGCCGCGGCAACACTTCCCGCCCAAGGCACCGGGAGCAGCGCCCGCCAAGCCGATGCGCGCGCGATAATCAGCAACGGCCTGTGCATCATTTCGACGGATCCGCCCTACTTCGACAACATCGGCTATGCTGACCTGTCAGACTTCTTTTACGTTTGGGTCCGGCGAAGCCTGCGGGGGGTATTCCCCGAACTCCTTGGAACTATGGCCGTGCCAAAGGCCGAAGAACTTGTCGCCTCGCCCTATCGCCACGGCGGGAAGAAGGAGGCAGAGACGCTCTTCCTCGCCGGCATGTCACGGGCGATGCAGCGCTCCGCAGCCCAGTCACACCCGGCCTTTCCCGTTTCCATCTACTACGCCTTCAAGCAAGCCGAAACCGGCGCGGTGGAAGGAACCGCCAGCACAGGCTGGGAAACCTTCCTCGATGCCGTGATCCGCGCCGGCTTTGGCATCAGCGGAACTTGGCCGGTTCGGACGGAACTCGTCGGCAATCTGAAGAAGACCGTCGCCGCCCTCGCCTCCTCGATCGTCTTGGTCTGCCGCCCGCGCCCCGCCGACGCCCCCTCCGCCACCCGCCGCGAATTCCTCAGCCAGCTCAAGGCCGAACTCCCCACCGCCCTGCGCCACCTCCAGCACGGCAACATCGCGCCCGTTGACCTCGCCCAGGCCGCCATCGGCCCCGGCATGGCCGTCTTCACCCGCTACGCCCGCGTGCTGGACGCCGAAGGCAAGCCGCTCTCGGTGCGGGAGGCGCTCGCCCTGATCAACGCCACCCTCGATGAGGTTCTGGCCGAGCAGGAAGGCGATGTCGACGCCGACAGCCGCTGGGCACTCGCCTGGTTCGACCAATACGGCTTCGCGGACGGGGAGTTCGGCGTCGCCGAAACCCTCTCCAAGGCCAAGAACACCTCGGTCGCCGGCCTCGCCGAAGCCGGCATCCTGGACTCCCGCCGCGGCAAGGTGCGCCTCAAGCCGCCCGCCGAACTGCCGCCCGAGTGGGACCCCGCCACCGACCCGCGCCTGACCGCTTGGGAGAGCGTGCACCACCTCATCCGCGCCCTCGAAACGGGTGGCGAGGCCGCGGCGGCAGCGCTGGTCGCCAAACTCGGCGCCAAGGCGGAGGTCGCGCGCGACCTCGCCTACCGCCTCTATGTGATCGCCGAGCGCAAGAAGCGCGCCGCCGACGCCCTCTCCTACAACGCCCTCGTGCAGAGCTGGCCCGAGATCGCCCGCCTCGCCCGCGAGAGCGGCCCGGCGGCGCGCGACCTGTTCGAAGCCGCGGGGGGCTGA